A region of Oryzias latipes chromosome 18, ASM223467v1 DNA encodes the following proteins:
- the rps4x gene encoding 40S ribosomal protein S4, X isoform, whose translation MARGPKKHLKRVAAPKHWMLDKLTGVFAPRPSTGPHKLRECLPLIIFLRNRLKYALTGDEVKKICMQRFIKIDGKVRTDVTYPAGFMDVISIEKTGEHFRLIYDVKGRFTVHRITGEEAKYKLCKVRKIIIGTKGIPHLVTHDARTIRYPDPLIKVNDTVRIDLETGKITDFIKFDTGNLCMVTGGANLGRIGVITNRERHPGSFDVVHVKDSTGNSFATRLSNIFVIGKGNKPWVSLPRGKGIRLTIAEERDKRLAAKQGSS comes from the exons ATG GCTCGAGGACCGAAGAAGCACCTCAAGCGCGTGGCAGCGCCGAAACACTGGATGCTGGATAAGCTGACAGGAGTGTTC GCCCCCCGTCCCTCCACTGGCCCCCATAAGCTGAGGGAGTGCCTGCCCCTCATCATTTTCCTGAGGAACCGCCTGAAGTACGCCCTGACGGGGGATGAGGTGAAGAAGATCTGCATGCAGAGGTTCATCAAGATTGATGGCAAAGTTCGCACAGATGTCACCTACCCTGCTGGGTTCATGG ATGTCATCAGCATTGAGAAGACCGGGGAGCACTTCCGCCTGATCTATGACGTGAAGGGCCGCTTTACCGTCCACCGCATCACTGGTGAGGAGGCTAAG TACAAGCTGTGCAAGGTCAGGAAGATCATCATCGGCACCAAGGGAATCCCCCACCTGGTGACCCACGATGCCCGCACCATCCGCTACCCCGACCCCCTCATTAAGGTCAACGACACGGTCCGCATTGACCTGGAAACCGGCAAGATCACAGACTTTATCAAGTTTGACACCG GTAACCTGTGCATGGTGACTGGTGGCGCCAACTTGGGGCGTATCGGTGTGATCACAAACAGGGAGCGTCACCCCGGCTCTTTTGATGTGGTCCACGTCAAGGACAGCACCGGAAACAGCTTCGCCACCAGGCTCTCCAACATCTTTGTTATTGGCAAG GGCAACAAGCCGTGGGTGTCCCTGCCCAGAGGAAAGGGCATCCGTCTGACCATTGCAGAAGAGAGGGACAAGAGGCTGGCGGCCAAACAGGGCAGCAGCTAA